In one Dioscorea cayenensis subsp. rotundata cultivar TDr96_F1 unplaced genomic scaffold, TDr96_F1_v2_PseudoChromosome.rev07_lg8_w22 25.fasta BLBR01001699.1, whole genome shotgun sequence genomic region, the following are encoded:
- the LOC120256883 gene encoding uncharacterized protein LOC120256883, protein MEFSSSSSETECFTPNSILSEGKKPRTKKNAKKQQRKKPIEDEPWPRRSKSGVMLEGYVDVSDGSDTKSDGGDGLVGRTKSLTGEDLEELKGCLDLGFGFSYDGIPELCGTLPALELCYSLSQRFLDEQQQHQQQNPSEPCSSPSPSTPLANWKISSPGDHPEDVKARLKYWAQAVACTVRLCS, encoded by the exons atggagttctcttcttcttcttcggaaaCGGAGTGCTTCACGCCCAATTCGATCCTATCGGAAGGCAAAAAGCCCAGGACGAAGAAGAATGCCAAGAAACAGCAGCGCAAAAAGCCGATTGAGGACGAGCCCTGGCCGCGGAGGAGCAAGAGTGGGGTGATGTTGGAGGGCTACGTTGATGTATCGGATGGGTCCGATACCAAATCAGATGGCGGGGATGGATTGGTGGGCAGGACGAAGAGCCTCACCGGAGAGGATCTTGAGGAGCTCAAGGGTTGCCTTGATCTTGGCTTTGGTTTTAGCTACGATGGTATCCCTGAGCTTTGTGGCACTCTCCCTGCTCTTGAACTTTGTTATTCTCTTTCTCAGCGGTTCCTTGAtgagcagcagcagcaccagcAGCAGAATCCCAGCGAGCCTTGTTCTTCGCCCTCACCATCTACTCCTCTGGCTAATTGGAAGATCTCCAGCCCTG GGGATCATCCTGAAGATGTTAAAGCAAGGCTGAAGTATTGGGCTCAAGCAGTGGCTTGCACTGTCAGATTGTGCAGCTAA